A single region of the Sulfitobacter geojensis genome encodes:
- the addA gene encoding double-strand break repair helicase AddA, whose amino-acid sequence MILNDATRAQIEAARPDASTWLGANAGSGKTRVLTDRVARLLLNGVEPQHILCLTYTKAAASEMQNRLFKRLGEWAMLRDVDLREAMADLGVGGVLDEEQLRKARTLFALAIETPGGLKIQTIHSFCASLLRRFPLEAGVSPQFSEIEDRAADLLRADIVDEMSEGPDARLISNIARFYTGEDFGKLTKRIVGMREGFSTPVTRGDILAGLGQPSDLDAQTVEACVFLGGEAELIAAIVPHLLAKGGNDQKAGIRLQDITAMNMAVLPELESIFLTGSGAKSPFTAKIGSFPTKATQAILGTLMDPLEALMLRVEDSRNARLSLQAAEKGEALHQFAQTFLARYANAKQIRGWLDFDDLILRARALLQDERVAAWVLYRIDGGIDHILVDEAQDTSPHQWDIIELLADEFYSGSGARTEVARTLFVVGDKKQSIYSFQGADPLEFDRKSLSFEAKIKAADQVFQHRSLDYSFRSSNAILRFVDTIFDPTRRAEFDRQSQHIAFKDTLPGRVDLWPVVAKAEPDEDRPWTDPLDRRSEQHHTVILAEQIAAQIKELTDPENPSYIPDDGATQGTLIRRPIRAGDFLILVQRRSALFAEIIRACKAAGLPIAGADRLKVGAELAVKDLAALLSFLATPDDNLSLATALKSPLFGWSEQDLFELAHKRITSSLTRAMRDRKEEYWDTLNVLNDLRGQVDFLRPYDLIERILTRHGGREKLLARLGPEAEDGINAMLTQALAYERNDIPSLTGFIEWMQTDDLEIKRQIDSASNQIRVMTVHGSKGLEAPIVILPDTGRRDIVIKDEIVEIDETPVWKPAAADLPEAMRATLDGMKDAQYAERLRLLYVAMTRAEKWLMIAAAGDLSKDKTDWYQIAEDAMDHVNGVEVGSSGIRRFEEGDWNGLEIVAQETKTVDTPILETTFEQALPIFSHEKTVFSPSDLGGKKALAGALGEESEQAMAYGTLVHGLLETLPGLSEPAFSNAARHLTQGVAPEDAAQAIAEVKRVLDAPSVARVFASGTLTEVPVTADVAGTRLHGIIDRLVIEGDRALLIDYKTNRTVPDTPASCPDGILRQMGAYAAMLAQIYPDKQIETAVLWTANATLMPLPHDLVTKALALSPYLDAAHERS is encoded by the coding sequence ATGATCCTCAACGATGCCACCCGCGCCCAGATCGAAGCCGCGCGACCTGATGCCTCTACATGGCTTGGCGCAAATGCGGGATCGGGCAAAACACGCGTCCTGACAGACAGGGTGGCCCGTTTGCTGCTAAACGGTGTCGAGCCGCAACATATCCTGTGCCTGACCTATACCAAAGCGGCCGCGTCCGAGATGCAGAACCGCCTGTTTAAACGGCTGGGCGAATGGGCGATGCTGCGCGATGTTGACCTAAGGGAGGCCATGGCGGACCTTGGGGTTGGTGGTGTCCTTGACGAAGAACAGTTGCGCAAGGCCCGGACGCTGTTTGCGCTGGCCATTGAGACACCCGGTGGCCTGAAAATTCAGACGATCCACTCGTTCTGCGCGTCTCTGTTGCGGCGTTTTCCGCTTGAAGCAGGGGTCAGCCCGCAGTTTTCGGAAATCGAAGATCGCGCCGCTGATCTGCTGCGCGCCGACATTGTCGACGAGATGTCAGAAGGGCCCGACGCCCGCTTGATCAGCAATATTGCCCGATTTTATACGGGCGAGGATTTTGGAAAGCTCACGAAACGTATCGTTGGTATGCGGGAGGGGTTCAGCACGCCTGTAACGCGGGGCGACATCCTCGCCGGATTGGGTCAGCCCTCTGATCTTGATGCCCAAACGGTCGAGGCCTGTGTGTTTCTTGGTGGTGAAGCTGAACTGATCGCCGCGATCGTTCCGCATTTATTGGCCAAGGGCGGGAATGACCAGAAAGCCGGCATAAGGTTACAAGACATCACCGCAATGAATATGGCGGTTTTGCCCGAGTTAGAGAGTATTTTTCTTACAGGAAGCGGTGCCAAATCGCCGTTCACAGCAAAGATCGGCAGCTTTCCAACCAAAGCCACGCAAGCGATCCTTGGTACCTTGATGGACCCGCTTGAAGCCTTGATGTTGCGGGTTGAGGACTCGCGTAATGCCCGGTTGTCCCTTCAAGCAGCAGAGAAAGGCGAGGCGCTGCATCAGTTTGCGCAGACCTTTCTTGCCCGCTATGCCAACGCCAAACAAATCCGCGGCTGGCTGGATTTTGACGATCTGATCCTGCGTGCCCGCGCATTGTTGCAAGACGAAAGAGTTGCGGCTTGGGTGCTGTACCGCATCGACGGCGGGATCGACCATATTCTGGTGGACGAAGCACAGGATACCTCGCCCCACCAATGGGACATCATCGAGCTGCTGGCAGATGAGTTTTACAGCGGATCAGGCGCGCGCACCGAGGTTGCCCGCACATTGTTCGTGGTGGGGGACAAGAAACAGTCGATCTATTCCTTTCAGGGTGCTGACCCACTTGAGTTTGATCGCAAAAGCCTGTCCTTCGAGGCCAAGATCAAAGCCGCAGATCAGGTGTTCCAGCACCGCAGTCTTGATTATTCATTCCGGTCCTCGAATGCGATTTTGCGCTTTGTAGACACCATCTTTGATCCAACCCGCCGTGCGGAGTTTGACCGGCAAAGCCAGCATATCGCGTTCAAGGACACCTTGCCGGGGCGGGTTGACCTGTGGCCGGTTGTAGCCAAGGCCGAACCGGACGAAGACCGGCCATGGACTGACCCGCTGGACCGCCGCTCCGAGCAGCACCATACGGTCATTCTGGCCGAACAGATCGCGGCACAGATCAAGGAACTGACTGACCCCGAAAACCCGTCATATATTCCCGATGACGGGGCCACGCAGGGAACTCTGATCAGGCGTCCCATCCGTGCCGGTGATTTCCTTATTCTCGTGCAACGGCGCTCTGCGCTTTTTGCCGAAATCATCCGTGCGTGCAAAGCAGCGGGCCTGCCGATTGCCGGCGCTGACAGGTTGAAAGTCGGGGCTGAACTGGCGGTCAAGGATCTGGCGGCGTTGCTGTCATTTCTTGCCACACCGGACGACAACCTGTCGCTTGCGACAGCGCTGAAATCGCCACTTTTCGGTTGGTCCGAGCAAGACCTGTTTGAACTGGCCCACAAGCGGATCACTTCAAGTCTCACACGGGCAATGCGCGACCGTAAGGAAGAGTATTGGGACACATTGAACGTACTGAATGACCTGCGCGGGCAGGTCGATTTCCTGCGCCCCTATGATCTGATCGAACGCATCCTGACACGTCATGGCGGGCGGGAAAAACTCTTGGCAAGATTGGGACCGGAGGCAGAGGACGGGATCAACGCGATGCTGACCCAAGCGCTTGCATACGAGCGCAACGATATTCCTAGCCTGACAGGTTTTATCGAATGGATGCAAACCGATGATCTTGAAATCAAGCGGCAGATTGACAGCGCGTCAAACCAGATCAGGGTGATGACAGTGCACGGCTCCAAGGGGCTTGAGGCACCGATTGTAATCCTGCCGGATACGGGGCGACGCGACATCGTGATCAAAGACGAGATCGTCGAGATAGACGAAACGCCGGTCTGGAAACCCGCCGCAGCTGATTTGCCCGAAGCGATGCGCGCCACGCTGGACGGAATGAAAGATGCCCAATATGCCGAGCGGCTGCGGCTGCTCTATGTTGCGATGACACGGGCCGAAAAATGGCTGATGATCGCGGCGGCGGGCGATTTGTCCAAAGACAAAACCGACTGGTATCAAATTGCCGAAGACGCGATGGATCATGTGAATGGCGTCGAGGTTGGCAGCAGCGGCATCAGACGGTTTGAAGAAGGCGATTGGAACGGTCTGGAAATCGTAGCGCAAGAGACAAAGACAGTTGATACGCCCATATTAGAGACCACTTTTGAACAGGCGTTACCAATTTTCTCGCATGAGAAGACTGTGTTTTCGCCATCAGATCTGGGTGGGAAAAAAGCACTGGCTGGCGCGCTGGGTGAGGAAAGCGAACAGGCGATGGCCTATGGCACCTTGGTGCACGGGTTGCTTGAAACACTACCCGGATTGAGCGAACCGGCATTTTCGAACGCGGCACGTCATCTGACCCAAGGCGTCGCACCCGAAGATGCAGCGCAAGCGATTGCAGAAGTTAAGCGCGTTCTGGATGCCCCGTCGGTTGCGCGGGTATTTGCATCCGGCACCCTAACCGAAGTGCCGGTAACCGCCGACGTTGCGGGCACACGTTTACACGGGATCATCGACCGGCTGGTGATCGAAGGGGATCGTGCCCTTTTGATTGATTATAAAACAAACCGCACCGTTCCCGACACGCCTGCCAGTTGTCCCGATGGTATTCTGCGGCAAATGGGCGCTTATGCCGCTATGCTTGCGCAGATTTACCCTGACAAGCAGATCGAAACGGCGGTCTTATGGACAGCCAACGCGACACTGATGCCCTTGCCGCACGATCTTGTGACAAAGGCACTTGCACTGTCACCCTACCTTGACGCCGCGCATGAGCGTTCATAG
- the trxA gene encoding thioredoxin — translation MATLAVTDDTFDTEVKNSDIPVVVDFWAEWCGPCKQIGPSLEELSAEMDGKVKIVKVNVDENPNSPAQMGVRGIPALFIFKNGEVVSNMAGAKPKAALQSWIEESI, via the coding sequence ATGGCCACGCTCGCAGTTACAGACGACACATTCGACACCGAAGTAAAGAATTCCGACATCCCCGTTGTGGTGGATTTTTGGGCAGAATGGTGCGGCCCGTGTAAACAGATCGGGCCGTCCCTTGAGGAGCTGTCCGCCGAGATGGACGGCAAGGTCAAGATCGTCAAAGTGAACGTGGACGAGAACCCGAATTCCCCCGCCCAGATGGGTGTGCGCGGCATTCCGGCGCTGTTCATCTTCAAGAACGGTGAAGTCGTTTCAAACATGGCCGGCGCCAAACCAAAGGCAGCGCTGCAAAGCTGGATCGAAGAGTCCATCTAA
- the hslV gene encoding ATP-dependent protease subunit HslV: protein MTRDEFPGWHGTTIIGVKKDGEVVIAGDGQVSLGQTVIKGTARKVRRLSPGGFDVVAGFAGSTADAFTLLERLEAKLEATPGQLARASVELAKDWRTDKYLQKLEAMLIVTDGTELLIITGAGDVLEPEHNVAAIGSGGNYALAAARGMMDSDRNAETVARDAMAIASDICVYTNGNLTVEKISK, encoded by the coding sequence ATGACACGAGACGAATTCCCCGGCTGGCACGGCACCACGATCATCGGTGTAAAGAAAGACGGTGAGGTGGTGATTGCCGGCGACGGTCAGGTCAGCCTTGGTCAAACCGTGATCAAGGGCACTGCACGCAAGGTACGGCGGCTGTCGCCGGGCGGTTTCGATGTGGTCGCGGGGTTTGCCGGATCGACTGCGGATGCCTTTACCTTGCTGGAACGGCTTGAGGCCAAGCTGGAGGCGACACCCGGGCAGCTCGCTCGTGCAAGTGTCGAGCTGGCAAAGGACTGGCGCACCGACAAATACCTGCAAAAGCTGGAGGCAATGTTGATTGTCACCGACGGGACGGAGTTGTTGATCATCACCGGCGCCGGCGATGTTCTGGAACCGGAACATAACGTCGCGGCCATCGGGTCCGGCGGAAACTATGCGCTGGCGGCGGCACGTGGCATGATGGACAGCGACCGCAACGCCGAAACAGTCGCACGTGACGCAATGGCTATTGCATCCGACATTTGCGTCTACACCAACGGAAATCTGACCGTGGAGAAAATTTCCAAATGA
- the hslU gene encoding ATP-dependent protease ATPase subunit HslU has translation MTDLTPREIVSELDRFIIGQNDAKRAVAVALRNRWRRKQLSDDLRDEVYPKNILMIGPTGVGKTEISRRLAKLARAPFLKVEATKFTEVGYVGRDVEQIIRDLVDNAIAMTREHMREDVKVKAHKAAEERVIDAIAGAEARDGTRDMFRKKLKDGLLDDTMIELEVAETASPFPMMDIPGQPGMGAGMMNLGDLFGKAMGGRTTKKRLSVAESYEILIGEEADKLLDDETVTKAAIEAVEQNGIVFLDEIDKVCARSDARGGDVSREGVQRDLLPLIEGTTVSTKHGPVKTDHVLFIASGAFHIAKPSDLLPELQGRLPIRVELRALTEEDFVRILTETDNALTLQYTALMGTEEVTVNFTDDGIAALAKIAADVNQSVENIGARRLYTVMERVFEELSFSAPDRSGDVIEVNAAFVDQNLGALSKSADLSRYVL, from the coding sequence ATGACTGATCTGACACCCCGCGAAATCGTTTCGGAACTGGACCGGTTCATCATCGGGCAAAACGATGCCAAGCGCGCTGTTGCCGTTGCGCTGCGCAACCGCTGGCGGCGCAAACAACTGTCCGACGATCTGCGCGACGAGGTCTATCCAAAGAACATCCTGATGATCGGGCCCACCGGTGTTGGCAAAACCGAAATCAGCCGGCGCTTGGCTAAACTCGCCCGCGCGCCGTTTCTTAAGGTTGAGGCGACGAAATTTACCGAAGTCGGCTATGTCGGGCGGGATGTGGAGCAAATCATTCGCGATCTGGTCGACAACGCCATTGCAATGACCCGCGAACACATGCGCGAAGATGTGAAGGTCAAGGCCCATAAGGCCGCAGAGGAACGCGTGATTGATGCGATTGCAGGTGCGGAAGCGCGCGATGGCACACGCGATATGTTCCGCAAAAAGCTGAAAGACGGATTGCTGGACGATACGATGATCGAACTGGAGGTCGCCGAAACCGCCAGCCCCTTTCCCATGATGGATATACCGGGGCAGCCGGGCATGGGCGCGGGGATGATGAATCTTGGCGATCTGTTTGGCAAGGCCATGGGCGGACGCACCACAAAGAAACGCCTGTCGGTCGCTGAAAGCTATGAAATCCTGATCGGTGAAGAAGCGGACAAGCTGCTTGATGATGAAACCGTGACCAAGGCAGCCATCGAAGCGGTAGAGCAGAACGGGATCGTGTTTCTTGACGAAATCGACAAGGTCTGCGCGCGCTCCGACGCCCGTGGCGGCGATGTCAGCCGCGAAGGTGTGCAGCGCGATTTGCTGCCGCTGATCGAGGGGACAACCGTCAGCACCAAACACGGGCCGGTAAAGACGGATCATGTGCTGTTCATCGCGTCAGGCGCATTCCACATTGCAAAACCGTCCGATTTGTTGCCCGAATTGCAGGGACGTCTGCCCATTCGAGTAGAATTGCGCGCGCTGACCGAAGAGGATTTTGTGCGTATTCTGACGGAAACCGACAATGCGCTGACGCTGCAATATACTGCGCTGATGGGTACCGAAGAGGTCACCGTCAACTTCACCGATGACGGCATTGCCGCGTTGGCCAAAATCGCGGCGGACGTGAACCAATCGGTCGAAAACATTGGTGCACGCCGGCTTTACACCGTGATGGAGCGTGTGTTTGAAGAACTGTCGTTCAGCGCCCCGGACCGGTCAGGCGATGTGATCGAGGTCAACGCAGCCTTCGTGGATCAGAACCTTGGTGCGCTCAGCAAATCCGCTGACCTCAGCCGCTACGTGCTTTAG
- a CDS encoding MFS transporter: MGYFSFLRTNWLFLLAGFLLTFTSSYGQTYFISLFAGEIKTDFGLSDGQWGGIYTIGTTMSAVAMIWAGVLTDKFRVRALAIGVMLSLAAACVAMALNTSWVLLIVVIFALRLSGQGMMSQLGAVAMVRWFEANRGKALSLSSTGFAAGQAILPIVFVALFAVTSWRALWLLAAAIVVLTIPLLVMLLRQERTPQSMAQETQIAGMYGRHWSRAEMLRSGLFVLMIPLIVGPAAWGTALFFQQVHLAQVKGWELVAYVALMPVYTVSTIATTFASGWAIDRYGVSRIVPFQMLPFALSFAVLAFADTIFMAGLGLVIFGMGQGLQGTATSTFWAEYYGTRHIGAIKSVAAALMVFGSAIGPGVTGALIDLGIDFPNQMLPISIYYVIAAGLAAYGIKRYQSTLGR, from the coding sequence ATGGGCTACTTTTCATTTCTTCGTACGAACTGGCTGTTTTTGCTGGCTGGCTTTCTGCTGACATTCACGTCGTCTTATGGACAAACCTATTTCATTTCGCTGTTCGCGGGTGAGATCAAAACCGATTTTGGCCTGAGTGACGGACAATGGGGCGGCATCTATACCATCGGCACGACCATGTCGGCGGTTGCGATGATCTGGGCCGGTGTATTGACGGACAAGTTTCGCGTACGTGCGCTCGCGATTGGCGTGATGCTCTCGCTTGCAGCAGCCTGTGTTGCTATGGCGCTGAACACGTCCTGGGTGCTGTTGATCGTGGTTATTTTCGCGCTGCGTCTGTCGGGGCAGGGGATGATGTCGCAACTAGGCGCTGTCGCTATGGTGCGCTGGTTCGAGGCCAATCGCGGCAAGGCGCTTTCGCTGTCCTCGACCGGTTTCGCGGCGGGGCAGGCCATTCTACCGATTGTTTTTGTCGCGCTGTTTGCCGTCACCTCTTGGCGCGCGCTTTGGCTTTTGGCCGCCGCAATCGTTGTGCTGACGATCCCCCTTCTGGTGATGTTGCTGCGTCAGGAACGCACCCCACAATCCATGGCGCAGGAAACCCAGATTGCAGGAATGTACGGGCGTCACTGGAGCAGGGCGGAAATGCTGCGCTCGGGGCTGTTTGTCCTGATGATCCCGCTGATTGTCGGCCCTGCGGCTTGGGGAACTGCGCTTTTCTTTCAGCAGGTGCATCTGGCGCAGGTTAAAGGGTGGGAACTGGTCGCCTATGTGGCCTTGATGCCGGTTTATACGGTGTCGACAATCGCCACGACCTTTGCGTCAGGCTGGGCGATTGACCGCTACGGGGTTAGCCGCATCGTGCCGTTCCAGATGCTGCCCTTTGCGCTTAGTTTTGCGGTACTGGCGTTTGCCGATACGATTTTTATGGCCGGACTTGGGCTGGTCATCTTTGGTATGGGGCAGGGGTTGCAAGGCACAGCAACGTCGACCTTTTGGGCCGAGTATTACGGCACGCGCCACATCGGCGCGATCAAGTCTGTTGCCGCTGCATTGATGGTGTTCGGTTCTGCGATTGGGCCCGGGGTAACTGGAGCGTTAATTGACCTAGGGATTGATTTTCCCAACCAGATGTTGCCGATTTCTATCTACTACGTGATCGCTGCTGGCCTCGCCGCTTATGGCATCAAACGTTATCAATCGACACTTGGACGCTAA
- a CDS encoding Smr/MutS family protein: protein MRHRKHGHLNDDDLALWRKVTERTEKLDLKSLFVAEIDAPQPPPTVLRKSKSVVLGKPTGKTRKSTHDLAPSLPDQMRHVPVQMDQKAFGKLKRGKLKPEGRLDLHGMTLDRAHPALSRFILSSHKAGKRLVLVITGKGKQRDEGGPIPVRHGVLRHQVPQWLGMAPLKSVVLQVSQAHISHGGGGAYYVYLRRQR, encoded by the coding sequence ATGCGGCATCGCAAGCACGGGCATTTAAACGACGACGATCTGGCGCTTTGGCGCAAGGTGACCGAACGCACCGAAAAGCTGGATTTGAAATCGCTGTTTGTGGCCGAGATCGACGCGCCACAACCGCCTCCGACGGTGTTGCGCAAATCGAAATCAGTTGTATTGGGCAAACCTACTGGCAAAACGCGAAAATCGACGCACGATCTGGCGCCGTCCCTGCCCGATCAAATGCGACATGTGCCGGTCCAGATGGACCAAAAGGCGTTTGGCAAACTCAAACGCGGCAAATTGAAACCTGAAGGGCGTCTTGATCTGCATGGCATGACACTGGACCGCGCCCATCCAGCCCTAAGCCGGTTCATCCTGTCCTCGCATAAGGCTGGCAAGCGGTTGGTTCTGGTGATCACCGGCAAGGGCAAACAACGTGACGAAGGCGGGCCAATCCCCGTGCGCCACGGCGTCTTGCGCCATCAGGTGCCGCAATGGCTGGGCATGGCGCCATTGAAATCTGTAGTTTTGCAGGTCAGTCAGGCCCACATCAGCCACGGTGGGGGTGGGGCGTATTACGTTTATCTGCGCCGCCAGCGTTAG
- a CDS encoding murein transglycosylase A — MMTPAHATDVSYDVLSFDQLDGWAADDHAAALKVFLNTCRDMKDPDWRALCKYAAQGPEPRQFFELFFRPVVIDDGQDAMFTGYFEPELEGDKFRSGRYRYPVYAIPPDHLRTLSRRELLDGGALSGRGLEIAWVDDPVELFFLQIQGSGRIKLPDGSYIRVGYRGSNGHEYRSIGVELVRRGIYQPHQVSAEVIKNWVRRNPVEGRDLLFHNPSYVFFREVSKVPADQGPLGAMNRSVTAMRSIAVDPSFVKLGSPVWVEKDGKKPLRRLMMAQDTGSAIKGAQRADVFFGTGDRAGKEAGKLRDPGRMVVLMPIQRAYALLPESAI; from the coding sequence ATGATGACTCCGGCACATGCTACTGATGTCAGCTATGATGTACTAAGCTTTGATCAGCTGGACGGCTGGGCCGCGGATGATCATGCTGCGGCTCTTAAGGTGTTTCTAAACACCTGTCGCGACATGAAAGATCCTGATTGGCGGGCGCTGTGCAAATACGCGGCCCAAGGCCCAGAACCGCGCCAGTTCTTTGAATTGTTTTTTCGCCCTGTGGTGATTGATGACGGGCAGGACGCGATGTTCACCGGCTATTTCGAACCCGAACTTGAGGGCGATAAATTCCGTTCGGGACGCTATCGTTATCCGGTCTATGCAATCCCGCCCGACCATTTGCGCACTCTCAGCCGTCGCGAATTGCTTGACGGGGGCGCATTGTCGGGGCGTGGCCTTGAAATTGCTTGGGTTGATGATCCGGTTGAGCTGTTTTTCCTGCAAATTCAAGGGTCCGGCCGGATCAAATTGCCGGATGGTTCCTATATTCGGGTGGGATATCGGGGATCAAATGGACATGAATATCGCTCCATTGGTGTCGAACTGGTGCGGCGAGGGATCTATCAGCCCCATCAGGTCAGCGCCGAAGTGATCAAGAATTGGGTCCGCCGCAATCCGGTTGAAGGGCGCGATTTGCTGTTTCACAACCCGTCCTATGTGTTTTTTCGCGAGGTCAGCAAAGTGCCCGCAGATCAGGGGCCATTGGGGGCTATGAACCGGTCGGTGACCGCCATGCGCAGCATCGCTGTTGATCCGTCATTTGTGAAACTCGGATCGCCGGTTTGGGTTGAGAAAGATGGCAAAAAGCCATTGCGCCGCTTGATGATGGCACAGGACACAGGGTCCGCAATCAAAGGGGCGCAGCGGGCCGATGTGTTTTTTGGCACCGGCGACCGGGCCGGCAAAGAGGCAGGCAAGCTGCGCGATCCCGGCCGCATGGTTGTGTTGATGCCGATCCAGCGCGCCTATGCCCTGCTGCCCGAAAGCGCGATTTGA
- a CDS encoding Tim44/TimA family putative adaptor protein: MNSPLIQLLVLAGIAVFLILRLKNVLGTREGFEKPPVTDQAPRSRKNSPAFEVIEGGPDLDITDHVPEGSDAAKALAKMKRLEPSFGVDDFLGGARQAYEMIVMGYERGDLADIQPFLSEEIYESFVDGVAAREDQGLTIEAEFNGVRETELMDATLDDTTNEAELTIRFVGELTSAVRDAGGDIVEGSLTEVKRQKDVWVFSRIMGSDDPNWQLVSTDG; this comes from the coding sequence ATGAATTCACCTTTGATACAGCTTCTGGTCCTTGCCGGTATCGCAGTATTCCTGATCCTGCGGCTCAAAAATGTGCTGGGTACACGCGAGGGGTTTGAAAAGCCTCCGGTGACCGATCAGGCACCGCGGTCCCGCAAAAACAGTCCTGCCTTTGAAGTGATCGAAGGGGGTCCAGATCTGGACATCACCGATCACGTGCCTGAAGGCAGCGATGCCGCCAAGGCACTTGCGAAAATGAAGCGGCTTGAGCCGTCTTTTGGCGTCGACGATTTTCTAGGCGGTGCGCGGCAGGCCTATGAAATGATTGTGATGGGATACGAACGTGGCGATCTGGCCGACATCCAGCCGTTCCTGTCGGAAGAAATCTACGAAAGCTTTGTTGACGGCGTTGCTGCCCGCGAAGATCAGGGGCTGACCATCGAAGCAGAGTTCAATGGTGTGCGCGAGACAGAGTTGATGGACGCGACACTTGACGACACCACCAACGAGGCCGAATTGACGATCCGTTTCGTCGGTGAATTGACATCGGCAGTGCGCGATGCCGGTGGCGATATCGTTGAGGGCAGTTTGACAGAGGTGAAGCGCCAAAAGGATGTTTGGGTCTTCTCCCGTATCATGGGGTCGGATGATCCAAATTGGCAGCTGGTTTCTACAGACGGATAA
- a CDS encoding FxsA family protein produces MWLLIAFIAVPLIEIGLFIQVGGLIGLFPTLAIVLVTAVLGTWLVRTQGAMALGQLRTSFSDLRDPTEPLVHGAMILFAGALLLTPGFFTDAVGFAFLVPSIRQAAYKALRARVNVQSFGTPGQGRSQGPSHTNRQSDVIDADYHEIVEGAPSDSGPSGWTKH; encoded by the coding sequence ATGTGGCTATTGATCGCATTTATCGCTGTTCCGCTCATCGAGATCGGGCTTTTTATTCAAGTCGGGGGTCTGATCGGACTGTTTCCGACGCTTGCCATTGTGCTGGTAACGGCGGTTTTGGGGACTTGGCTGGTGCGTACACAGGGCGCCATGGCGTTGGGGCAGTTGCGCACATCGTTTTCTGATCTGCGCGATCCGACCGAACCACTGGTCCACGGCGCGATGATCCTGTTTGCAGGCGCATTATTGCTGACACCGGGGTTTTTTACCGATGCGGTAGGGTTTGCCTTTCTGGTGCCGTCAATCCGGCAGGCCGCATATAAGGCCCTAAGGGCGCGGGTGAATGTGCAGTCTTTCGGAACGCCGGGGCAGGGAAGAAGCCAGGGGCCTTCGCACACCAACCGCCAAAGCGACGTGATTGACGCCGATTACCACGAAATCGTCGAGGGCGCACCGAGTGACAGCGGCCCGTCAGGTTGGACAAAACACTGA
- the secB gene encoding protein-export chaperone SecB — translation MAEEEAAPAQMRVLGQYIRDMSFENIMAQKGGGADVQPDVQVEVKLDAKKRTVENQYESAIKLNVTSKDTAGDTTLFLLEVDYVGIFHIENIPDDQIHPFLLIECPRMIFPFLRRIVSDVTRDGGFPPLNLENIDFVSLYRNEIARRQAAEGTPPPADA, via the coding sequence ATGGCCGAAGAAGAAGCAGCACCAGCGCAGATGCGCGTTTTGGGCCAGTACATCCGCGATATGTCGTTTGAAAACATCATGGCGCAGAAAGGTGGCGGTGCCGATGTGCAGCCCGACGTTCAGGTCGAGGTCAAGCTGGATGCGAAAAAGCGCACCGTAGAAAACCAGTACGAAAGTGCCATCAAGCTGAATGTAACGTCCAAGGACACGGCTGGCGACACAACGCTGTTCCTGCTGGAAGTTGATTACGTCGGTATTTTCCACATCGAAAACATTCCAGACGACCAAATCCACCCGTTTCTGTTGATCGAATGCCCGCGGATGATTTTCCCGTTCCTGCGCCGGATCGTCAGTGATGTGACCCGTGACGGTGGTTTCCCGCCTCTCAACCTTGAAAACATTGATTTCGTTTCGCTGTACCGCAACGAAATCGCGCGCCGTCAGGCCGCCGAAGGCACACCACCCCCCGCCGACGCCTAA
- the dnaQ gene encoding DNA polymerase III subunit epsilon, producing MREIVLDTETTGFDPESGDRIVEIGAVELIGHVATGETYHQYINPERGMPQEAFEVHGLGDDFLRDKPKFAQIGQAFLDFIGTSKLIIHNAAFDIKFLNAELKWMGLPQIPWEQALDTLAIARKRFPGSPASLDALCRRFNIDNTSRTLHGALLDSEILAEVYLELIGGRQPDFALSSQPETGTGNVAPQWTPKPRPTPLPSRLTEKENAAHAEFVSKLGGDAMWSKI from the coding sequence ATGCGTGAGATCGTACTCGACACAGAAACCACAGGATTTGACCCCGAATCCGGTGATCGCATTGTTGAAATTGGTGCGGTTGAACTGATCGGCCATGTGGCGACCGGCGAAACCTATCACCAATATATCAACCCGGAACGCGGCATGCCGCAGGAAGCTTTCGAAGTGCACGGGTTGGGGGATGATTTTCTGCGCGACAAGCCAAAGTTCGCCCAGATTGGTCAGGCTTTTCTTGATTTTATCGGCACGTCAAAACTGATCATTCATAACGCCGCGTTCGATATCAAATTCCTGAACGCAGAACTGAAATGGATGGGCCTTCCACAAATCCCGTGGGAACAGGCGCTTGATACATTGGCCATTGCGCGCAAACGGTTTCCCGGATCGCCTGCCTCTCTGGATGCCCTTTGCCGCCGGTTCAACATCGACAATACGTCCCGTACATTGCACGGCGCTTTGCTGGACAGTGAAATTCTGGCCGAAGTCTATCTTGAACTGATCGGTGGCCGGCAACCCGATTTTGCCCTGTCATCGCAGCCGGAAACCGGTACCGGAAATGTCGCGCCACAATGGACACCAAAACCACGGCCAACGCCCCTGCCCTCGCGGCTTACTGAAAAAGAAAACGCCGCCCATGCCGAGTTTGTCAGCAAGTTGGGCGGCGATGCGATGTGGTCTAAGATTTAG